CCGCTGTCGGCAGCGCGCGGGACAGGGCGCGTCCGTGCGCCGTGGTCAGGGTCTGCTTCGACCCCTCGAAGACGAGCACCGGCTGGCGGAACATCGGCAGGTACGCGGTGGCGTCGGCGTCCTCGTACGGGGCTCCGACCACCTCGGGCGCCGCCGTACCGAGCCCGCTGACCAGGAACGCGGTCACGTTGAGCCGCTGCCAGGGCTCCAGGTCGTCGCGCAGCAGGACGGCGATCTTGGTGTCGAAGCGGACGGGCGCGCGGCCGGAAGGGTCATCCGCCCCGGCCGGGGTCGGCGTCGCAATGTCGGTGGGGATCTCGTCCATCGTTCTCATGCTTCGAGACTGCGCTGTCCACCCCGGTCAGGTCTTGTACGTTCCTTGCATGGTGCCCCGGCCGGAGATCTCCGCATGGCGCCCGCAGGTCGCGGGTGTCGTGGAGGTGTTCCACGCCCACTTCACCGAGCACGCGTACCCCATGCACGTCCACGACGCGTGGACGCTGCTGATCGTCGACGACGGCGCGGTGCGCTACCACCTGGACCGCCACGAGCGCGGCACGCCGAACGACACCGTCAGCCTGCTCCCGCCGCGTGTCCCGCACAACGGGTCACCCGCCACCGCACACGGCTTCCGCAAGCGCGTCCTCTACCTCGACATGACGCAGCTCGACGAGTCCTTCATCGGCGCGGCGGTGGACGGGCCCGACCTCACCGACCCCGTCCTGCGCACCCGAGTCGGTCAACTCCACAGCGCGCTCGAGCACCGGGGCGACGAGTTCGAGGCGCAGAGCCGCCTCGCCCTGATCGGTGAACGGCTGCGCACCCACCTGCGTCCCGGTTCCCCCGACACCGAGCGGCCCCACCGGGGCGTCGCCCACGACCTGCGGGACCTACTGGACGCGCGGCTCCTGGACGGCATCGCCCTGGACGAGGCGGCGCGCCTCGTCCACGCCCACCCGACCCATCTCGTACGCGCCTTCAGCGGCGCCTTCGGCATCCCGCCGCACCAGTACGTGATGTCCCGCCGCGTCGATCTGGCCCGCCGCCTGCTCCTCGGCGGGCAGCCGCCGGGCGAGGTGGCGACCGCCGCCGGGTTCTACGACCAGTCGCACCTCACCCGGCACTTCAAGCGGGTCCTCGGCATCACCCCGGGCCGCTACGCCCGCACCGCACGCTGAGCGCTTCGGGTGCTTTTAGCGGGTGTTGTACACGTTCGCGGAACCACTTCCCCCTACCGTCGTTGCACGGATGCCGCCGGGCGCCGAGGCCGGGCCGCGACAAGACCCTGGGAGTGTGCGTGAAGGTTGTCTGTGTCGGTGGAGGACCCGCCACCCTGTACTTCTCGATCCTGCTGAAGCTTCAGGCCCCGTCGCACGACATCACCGTCTTCGAGCGGAACCCGGCCGGCTCCACCTACGGCTGGGGCGTCACCTACTGGCCGGACATGCTGGAGCGGCTCAGGCGCCACGACCCGGACTCCGCGTCCGCGATCAGCGACGGGTCGCTCCGCTGGCGCGACGGGGTCGCCCACGTCGGGCAGCGCACCACGACCCACGAGGGCGACGAGGGCTTCGCCATCGGCCGGCACAGGCTCCTCGACATCCTCGCCCGCCGCGCGGAGTTCCTCGGCGTCGCCATCGAGTACGGCCACGAGATCCAGGACCGCGAGCAACTGCCCGAGGCCGACCTGGTCGTGGCCGGCGACGGCGCCAACAGCCGGATGCGCGAACGCCACGCCGGCCACTTCGGCACGCAGACCACCCTGGGCAGCAACCCGTACCTCTGGCTCGGCACGACCAAGGTGTTCCGCTGCTTCACGTTCGCCTTCGCGGAAACCGAGCACGGATGGATCTGGTGTTACGCGTACGGGTACAGCGGCGAGCACAGCACCTGCGTCGTCGAGTGCTCCAAGGCGACCTGGCAGGGCCTCGAACTCGACCGCCTGCCCCAGCCCCAGGCCCTGCGCCGCCTGGAGGGAATCTTCGCGTCGCTCCTCGACGGCCACGCCCTCATCGGCCGCAGCGACCACGACGGCCCGGCCCCCTGGCAGACCTTCCGCACCCTCACCAACCGGACCTGGTCGCACGGCAATCTGGTGCTGCTCGGCGACGCCGCGCACACCACGCACTACTCCATCGGCGCGGGCACGACGCTCGCGATGCAGGACGCGATGGTGCTGGCGAGCTCCCTGGCCGAAGCGAAGACGATCCGGCCGGCGCTCTCCCTCTACGAGCACACCCGCAAGAGCGAGCTGCTGTCCGTGCAGAGCGCCGCCCGGCACAGCGCCCAGTGGTACGAGAACCTCCCCCGCTACATCCAGCTCCCGCCGGCCCACATGTTCGCCCTGCTCGGCCAGCGGCACTCCCCGCTGCTCCCCCACATCCCGCCCCAGCTCTACTACCGGATCGACCGGGCCGCCGACCAGTTGCAGTCGTTGCGCAGACTCAAGCAGTGGCTGGGCCCCCGTCTCGCCCGCACCCTTCAGCACCGCAACTCCGCGCGAGGGTAAGGCACTTCAGGTCAGAGCCGGATGATCACAACGGCCGTGTCGTCGACATTGCCGCCGCGCGGGATCACTTCGGCGAGGACGGTGTCGGCGAGGCGCTCCGCGTCCGCCGACGCGTGGCGGGTCAGGCACTCGGCGAGGCGGTTCAGGCCCGTGTCGATGTCCTCGCGGCGCCGCTCGACCAGGCCGTCGGTGTAGAGGACGAGCGCTGCCCCGTCCTCGAAGGCGATCTCGGCCTCCGGCCTGGGGGCGGGTTCGGGGCGGGCACCGAGCGGCGGGTCCGTCGCCCGGTCGAGGAACTCCACGGTGCCGTCGGTGTGGAGCAGCGCGGGCGGAAGGTGGCCCGCGCTGCTGTAGGCGATGGTGTGGTGGTCGTAGTCGATGACCACCTGCGCCGCGGTGGTGGACTCGGCGCCCTCGACCGAACGGGCGTAGAGGCCGAGCGCGTCGAGCGCGGCCGCGGGGCCGTCGGCCACCCGCACGGCGGCGCTCAGGGCGCTGCGGAGCTGGCCCATGACGCCGGCCGCGTGCAGTCCGTGGCCGACGACGTCACCCACGGCCACGGCGAGCCGGTTGTGTGGCAGTTCGGCCAGGTCGTACCAGTCGCCGCACACGTTCAGGGCGCCCACGGCCGGCCGGTAGCGTACAGCCGCCCGGCCACCGCCGACGCGTTCCGACACCGGCAGCATCGCGGACTGGAGAGTCAGGGCGACCTCGCGTTCGCGGGCGTGGGCCTGGCGCAGCCGCTCGTTGACCTCCTGAAGTTCCCTGGCGCGGGTGTAGAGCTCCGCCTCCAGCACCCTGGCCCGGTCGCCGTCTCGGCCGCCCCTGGCGCGGATCAGCTCGGTGACCTCCTCCACCCGGTGCAGCAGCAGCACGACACTGCCGTCCGGGCCGAAGACAGGGGCGTTGACGGGGCTCCAGTACCGCTCCTCCCACTGGCCGGGCCGGTCGTGGTACTCGACGTCGTAACGCTGCAGAGCCATGCTGTCGCGTTCCCCGGTGGCCGCCACCCTCCGCAGGGACACCTCCAGGTTGCGCATGCCGGTCGCCGCGCCGTCGTTGGGGTTGTCGGGGAAGACGTCGAACAGGTAGCGGCCGACGAGCTGTTCACGGGCGCGCCCCGACATCTGGCAGAACGCCTCGTTGGCATCCGCGTACACGAGGTCGGGCCTGAGCAGTGCGACCGAGCCGGGCAGCGCCTGGAACACCTGCTCGTAGTCGATTCCGGAATCCCTCACGACGCGTCCCGCCTCCCTGCGTGTGCCGGCCCTGCGGCGACGGGTGCCGGGCCACCTCGCGGTCGAACGACCACAGGGTGTCCCAGCCGCAGGGGCCGGAGCTCCAATTACGTCATCGGCGGCGTGTCCGATGGGCGGACCGCCGGGCCGCCGTCAGTGGTGCCAGGCGCGCCCGCCCGTGTTGTGGATGAAGCGCTGAAGCACCTTGAGGGTGGTCAGATACTCCTCGTCCGAGACGCCCGCGTGCCGCTCGGACCACAACTCACCCTGTAGCGCGGCCAGTTCGTCGAAGAAGTCCTTACCCGCCGCCGTGAGCGAGAGCCGCCCCGCAGCATCCTCGGTGAGCCAGCCGCGGGCGATCGTCGCGTCGATCTCCTCCGCCAGGACGATCTCCCCCACGTCGAGGTAACCGCTGAGGGTTTCGGACACCTCACCTCGCGTTTTGACGTGCTCGGCCCGTGCGACCTGCGCGAGGACCCACCACTGCGGCTGGGTGGTGCCCTTCTCCGCGAGGGCACCCCTGGTGCGGGTGACGACGGCCTTGTAGGCGGCCCAGGCCCAGTAGCCGATGGGCTGCTCGATCAGTTCCGCGTCGTTGTGCGAGTACTCCATGACTGGTTCGCTCCGTCCGGTGCGCACGATCCTTCGGCACTCCCGAGCCTAGAAACTCAACCACACTTGAGGTCCAGGGCCCGCGGCGCAGAAGAGCGCCGCGATTTCGGATCGCGCGCGGCGGCCGTGCCCTGGCACCCTGCTCTCATGAGCGATGCGGAAGTGCTACTCCTCGGTGGAAGGGCCGGCGTCGGCAAGACGACCGTGGGCTGGGAGGTGTCGGCCCTCCTGCGCTCCAAGGAGGTGTCGCACGCCGTGATCGAGGGCGACTTCATGGGTCAGGTGCATCCGGCGCCGCAGGGCGACCCGCACCGGGCCGGAGTCACCGAGGACAATCTGACGGCCGTGTGGGGCAACTTCGCCCGCCGCGGCTACCGCCGCCTCATCTACACGAACACGGTGAGCGTGCTGCCCGAGACGGCCGGCATGTTCGAACGCGCGATGGGAGCGGGCGTCCGGATCGTACGGGTCCTGCTCACCGCCTCCGACGCCACGGCCGGAGAGCGGCTGGCCGCCCGGGAGCTCGGCTCGGAGCTGGAGACGGAGCTGCGGGGCAGCGCCCGCAAGGCGCGGCTCCTGGACGAGCGGGCACCCACGGACACCGTGCGGGTCGCGACCGACGGGCGGACGGTCACCGACATCGCCCACGAGGTGCTGGCGGCAACCGGCTGGGCCGACCGGCCGCCTGTCACCGGGTGGACCTAGGGCCTTTGGTTTGGATCAGGCCGGATCAGGGAGCGGGGTCACGGGGGTCCCTCCCTGCTCGAGCGCAGCCGAGAGCTTGGGGGAGTCGGCGACTGACGACAACGCCGCGAGGTGCGGTGCCAGGCCTCGCGAGCCCGGCATGCCGAACGAGAGGCCCTAGCCCGCCGTGCCCGAGCGGGCCAGCCAGCGTCCCCCGTGGCGTGACACCTCGATGGGGCGGCCGAAGCACTCCGTCATCCGGGCGGCCGTCAGCACCTCGTCGGCCCGGCCCCCGGCAAGAACGCGGCCGTCACGCAGGAGCAGCACGTGGCCGATCGCCAGCGACAGCTCCTCCAGGTGGTGGGTGACGGTGATGGTCGCCAACTCCCTGCGCCCCTCGGCGAGTTGACGCATCGTGTCGATGAGGTCCTCGCGCGAGGGCAGATCGAGCGCGTTGAAGGGCTCGTCGAGCAGGAGCAGGGACGGGTCCGCCATCAGCGCGCGGGCGATGAGAATACGGGCCCGCTGGCCGCCGGAGCAGACGCCGTAGGGCCGGTCGGCGAGTTCCTTGATGTCGAGTTCGGCCAGGAGCATGTGCGCGCGCTCGCGCACGTCGGCGTCGTACTTGCGCCACAGCGGTTGCACGGTGCCGGTGTGCCCGGTGAGGACGACGGCGTGCCCGGTGAGGTCCTGCGGCACGCGCTGCGCGCTCGACACCAGGCCGACGTGCGCGCGAAGTTCGCGTACGTCGACCTTGCCGAGGCGGTGGCCGAGGACCTCGACGGTGCCGGTGGTGGGGTGCATCAGGGCGCCGATGAGGCGGAGCACGCTGGTCTTGCCGGCGCCGTTGGCACCGAGCAGGGCCCAGTGTTCGCCCGAGCGCACCGTCCAGTCGATGTCGTCGAGGATGACCTGGCCCGTCGTGAACCTGCGCACGCAGGCCCCGTCGAGGGCGGCGACGATCCGTCCGATGCTCACTGACGCCTCCTGTCGAATGGACCGGCACAGGGTAGCTGCACACGGCATTCAAACGCGGAGATGTCCAGTTCGTGGACCTCGGTGGGTGGTCAGGGGCTCTTGACGGTGGCGGGCGGTGCTTCCGCGTCGCCCTCTGCGGCGAGGTGCGGCAGGATGGCGGCCCGCCGTACTCCACGTCGGCGCCCGCTACGCGCAAGGGCTTCTCGTTCCGCAGAGGTGTGCCGGGCCCGGCCCCGCCGTCGACGCGCCGTGCCGGGGGCGGCAGCGGGTTCTGGGCGGACAGGACGTGCGGCAGCTTGCCCAGAGAGGTGACGGCGGAGGAGATCTGGCTGCTGAAGCCGGTGAGCGCCTTGGACCCGTCGTGCAGGACCACCTGAGAGCTGTAGCCGACCGCCGCCGGCTAGCGCTCCCTGAGTACGTCGAGGCCTCCCGCGACTGGGTGCCAGGGAGAAGTGGCCGGTGGCCCGGGTGAGGGGCACCTGGGGCATCCATTCGAAGCAGGTCCATACGTCCCGGCACGCCGGGCCGAGGGAGCGGGTGACGTCCGGGGCGCCGACCCCTTCTCGTAGGGTCGTCACCACCAGTCACCACCCGCACATCCGAGGAGAAGCTCGTGACCATTGCCTTCAACGACGTACGGGCCGCGGCCGACCGGATCGCGGGGCACACTCGCCCGCTCGTGCCGGCTCCCCTGGGCGACGGGGCGTTCGACGGTGCGTTCGGCGAGGCCGAAGGGTGGCTGGCGCTGGAGTTCATGCAGCACACCGGGTCTTTACAAGGCGCGCGGCGCCTTCAATTTCGTGAGCAGCCACATAGAGGCGGGCCTGATGCCGGACGCGGGCGTCGTCATCGCTTCCGGGGGCAACGCCGGGCTCGCCTGCGCCTGGGCCGCGGCCCGCCACTCGGTCCAGGCCACCGTATTCGTCCCCGAGACGGCGCCGGCCGTGAAGGTCGACAGGCTCAGGCTCCTGGGCGCCACGGTCCGGCAGGTCGGCTCGGAGTACGCGGAGGCGCTGGCGGCCTCGCAGAAGTACGCGGCCGAGAGCGGCGCCCTGGAGTCGCACGCGTACGACCACCCGCTGATCGCGGCCGGTGCCGGCACGGTCATGGAGGAGATCGTTCAGGCGCGGCCCGGCATCGACACCGTCCTGGTGTCGGTGGGCGGCGGCGGGCTGTTCACGGGGATCGCCGCGTCGGCGCGGGAGCACGGCGTGCGCGTCGTGGCCGTGGAGCCGGAGCGCTGCTGCGCCCTGCACTCCGCGCTGCAGGCGGGCGCGGTGGTCGACGTCCCGGTCGACTCGGTCGCGGCGGACTCCCTCGGCGCGCGCCGCACCTCCGAGATGGCGCTCGAATGGGCGGGCCAGGACCACGTACGGTCCGTTCTCGTCACCGATGAGGCGATCGTGTCCGCACGTCAGGCCCTGTGGGACGACCGGCGGCTCGCGGTGGAGCACGCGGCGGCCGCGGCCCTCGCGGCGGTGACCTCCGGCGTCTACTCGCCCGCACCCGGCGAGCGGGTCGCCGTGATCCTGTGCGGCGCGAACACGGACCCCCGCGACCTGACGCGGAGCGCACGCCTCCCGTCCTGAGCGTGCACCCCCGCGGGCGTTCCAGCGCAAACCCGGGCAATCGAACTTACGATGGGGTTCTCCGGCCCCTCCCCCGCACACGCTCGCGGGGACCGGCGCCGGGCGAGACGCCGATGAGTTCGGGGTGGAAGACGCAATGGCACAGGCCGCAGGCCCAGCGCGCACCGTCATCCTGACCGTGGACGACGACCCGGGGGTCTCCCGCGCCGTCGCCCGGGACCTGCGGCGCCGCTACGGCGAGTCGTACCGCATCGTCCGCGCCGAGTCCGGGGCGTCGGCCCTGGACGCACTGCGCGAGCTCAAGCTGCGCGGCGACCTCGTGGCGGTGATCCTGGCCGACTACCGGATGCCCGAGATGAACGGCATCGAGTTCCTCGAGCAGGCCATCGACATCTATCCGGGCGCGCGCCGGGTCCTGCTGACCGCGTACGCCGACACGAGCGCCGCCATCGACGCGATCAACGTCGTCGACCTCGACCACTACCTCCTCAAGCCCTGGGACCCGCCGGAGGAGAAGCTCTATCCCGTCGTGGAGGACCTGCTGGACACCTGGCGGGCCACCGACCGCAAGCCTGTGCCCATGACGAAGGTCGTCGGGCACCGGTGGTCGGCGCGGTCGTCGGACGTACGGGAGTTCCTCGCCCGTAACCAGGTGCCGTACCGGTGGTACTCGTCCGAGGATCCGGAAGCCCGGTGTCTGCTGGCCGCCGCCGGCGAGGACGGCTCGCGGCTCCCGGTCGTGATCACTCCGGACGGCACCGCGCTCGTCGAACCCGAGGACGCGGAGCTGGCCGCGCAGGTGGGCCTGGCGACGACGCCGACGGCCGACTTCTACGACCTGGTCGTCGTCGGCGGCGGCCCCGCGGGGCTCGGCGCGGCCGTCTACGGCGCGTCCGAGGGGCTGCGGACGGTGCTCGTGGAGCGCTCGGCGACCGGCGGACAGGCGGGCCAGAGCTCACGGATCGAGAACTACCTCGGCTTCCCGGACGGCGTGTCCGGGTCGCAGCTCACCGAACGGGCCCGGCGCCAGGCCGCGAGGTTCGGCGCCGAGATCCTCACCGCCCGCGAGGTGACCGGCCTGGAGGTGAACGGCGCCGCGCGCACCGTGCTGTTCTCGGACGGCTCCGCCGTCTCCGCGCACAGCGTGATCCTCGCGACCGGTGTGTCGTACCGGCAGCTGGACGCCCCGGGCCTCGCGGGACTCACGGGGTGCGGGGTCTTCTACGGTTCCGCGCTGACGGAGGCGAGCGCCTGTCAGGGGCACGACGTGTACATCGTCGGCGGCGCCAACTCGGCGGGACAAGCCGCCATGTTCCTGGCCAGGGGCGCCAAGTCCGTCACCCTCCTCGTGCGGGGCCAGTCGCTGTCCGCCTCGATGTCGCACTATCTCGTCCAGCAGATCGAGGACGCGCCCCACATCTCCGTACGCACCGGCACCGTCCTCGAGGCCGCCCACGGCTCCGGTCATCTGGAACAGCTGACCCTGCGCGACGTGGCGACCGGGCACACCGAGCTCGTCGACGCGCAATGGCTGTTCGTGTTCATCGGGGCGGCGCCGCTGACCGCCTGGCTGGAGGGGACGGTGCTGCGGGACGGGCGGGGGTTCATCATGGCCGGTCCCGACCTGACCCCGGACGGACGGCCGCCCGCGGACTGGGATCTCGACCGCCCGCCGTACCACCTGGAGACCAATATCCCCGGCGTGTTCGTGGCCGGGGACGCGCGCTCCGAGTCCGCCAAGCGCGTCGCGTCCGCCGTCGGAGAGGGAGCCATGGCCGTCATGC
The DNA window shown above is from Streptomyces sp. NBC_01445 and carries:
- a CDS encoding MarR family winged helix-turn-helix transcriptional regulator — encoded protein: MEYSHNDAELIEQPIGYWAWAAYKAVVTRTRGALAEKGTTQPQWWVLAQVARAEHVKTRGEVSETLSGYLDVGEIVLAEEIDATIARGWLTEDAAGRLSLTAAGKDFFDELAALQGELWSERHAGVSDEEYLTTLKVLQRFIHNTGGRAWHH
- a CDS encoding ABC transporter ATP-binding protein — translated: MSIGRIVAALDGACVRRFTTGQVILDDIDWTVRSGEHWALLGANGAGKTSVLRLIGALMHPTTGTVEVLGHRLGKVDVRELRAHVGLVSSAQRVPQDLTGHAVVLTGHTGTVQPLWRKYDADVRERAHMLLAELDIKELADRPYGVCSGGQRARILIARALMADPSLLLLDEPFNALDLPSREDLIDTMRQLAEGRRELATITVTHHLEELSLAIGHVLLLRDGRVLAGGRADEVLTAARMTECFGRPIEVSRHGGRWLARSGTAG
- a CDS encoding helix-turn-helix transcriptional regulator gives rise to the protein MVPRPEISAWRPQVAGVVEVFHAHFTEHAYPMHVHDAWTLLIVDDGAVRYHLDRHERGTPNDTVSLLPPRVPHNGSPATAHGFRKRVLYLDMTQLDESFIGAAVDGPDLTDPVLRTRVGQLHSALEHRGDEFEAQSRLALIGERLRTHLRPGSPDTERPHRGVAHDLRDLLDARLLDGIALDEAARLVHAHPTHLVRAFSGAFGIPPHQYVMSRRVDLARRLLLGGQPPGEVATAAGFYDQSHLTRHFKRVLGITPGRYARTAR
- a CDS encoding AAA family ATPase; its protein translation is MSDAEVLLLGGRAGVGKTTVGWEVSALLRSKEVSHAVIEGDFMGQVHPAPQGDPHRAGVTEDNLTAVWGNFARRGYRRLIYTNTVSVLPETAGMFERAMGAGVRIVRVLLTASDATAGERLAARELGSELETELRGSARKARLLDERAPTDTVRVATDGRTVTDIAHEVLAATGWADRPPVTGWT
- a CDS encoding PP2C family protein-serine/threonine phosphatase, which produces MRDSGIDYEQVFQALPGSVALLRPDLVYADANEAFCQMSGRAREQLVGRYLFDVFPDNPNDGAATGMRNLEVSLRRVAATGERDSMALQRYDVEYHDRPGQWEERYWSPVNAPVFGPDGSVVLLLHRVEEVTELIRARGGRDGDRARVLEAELYTRARELQEVNERLRQAHAREREVALTLQSAMLPVSERVGGGRAAVRYRPAVGALNVCGDWYDLAELPHNRLAVAVGDVVGHGLHAAGVMGQLRSALSAAVRVADGPAAALDALGLYARSVEGAESTTAAQVVIDYDHHTIAYSSAGHLPPALLHTDGTVEFLDRATDPPLGARPEPAPRPEAEIAFEDGAALVLYTDGLVERRREDIDTGLNRLAECLTRHASADAERLADTVLAEVIPRGGNVDDTAVVIIRL
- a CDS encoding FAD-dependent oxidoreductase, which translates into the protein MAQAAGPARTVILTVDDDPGVSRAVARDLRRRYGESYRIVRAESGASALDALRELKLRGDLVAVILADYRMPEMNGIEFLEQAIDIYPGARRVLLTAYADTSAAIDAINVVDLDHYLLKPWDPPEEKLYPVVEDLLDTWRATDRKPVPMTKVVGHRWSARSSDVREFLARNQVPYRWYSSEDPEARCLLAAAGEDGSRLPVVITPDGTALVEPEDAELAAQVGLATTPTADFYDLVVVGGGPAGLGAAVYGASEGLRTVLVERSATGGQAGQSSRIENYLGFPDGVSGSQLTERARRQAARFGAEILTAREVTGLEVNGAARTVLFSDGSAVSAHSVILATGVSYRQLDAPGLAGLTGCGVFYGSALTEASACQGHDVYIVGGANSAGQAAMFLARGAKSVTLLVRGQSLSASMSHYLVQQIEDAPHISVRTGTVLEAAHGSGHLEQLTLRDVATGHTELVDAQWLFVFIGAAPLTAWLEGTVLRDGRGFIMAGPDLTPDGRPPADWDLDRPPYHLETNIPGVFVAGDARSESAKRVASAVGEGAMAVMLVHRYLEQS
- a CDS encoding DUF2000 domain-containing protein, producing the protein MDEIPTDIATPTPAGADDPSGRAPVRFDTKIAVLLRDDLEPWQRLNVTAFLVSGLGTAAPEVVGAPYEDADATAYLPMFRQPVLVFEGSKQTLTTAHGRALSRALPTAVFTAELFGTGNDRDNRAAVRAVSADQLDLVGMAVYGARGAVDKVLKGARMHP
- a CDS encoding FAD-dependent monooxygenase, whose translation is MKVVCVGGGPATLYFSILLKLQAPSHDITVFERNPAGSTYGWGVTYWPDMLERLRRHDPDSASAISDGSLRWRDGVAHVGQRTTTHEGDEGFAIGRHRLLDILARRAEFLGVAIEYGHEIQDREQLPEADLVVAGDGANSRMRERHAGHFGTQTTLGSNPYLWLGTTKVFRCFTFAFAETEHGWIWCYAYGYSGEHSTCVVECSKATWQGLELDRLPQPQALRRLEGIFASLLDGHALIGRSDHDGPAPWQTFRTLTNRTWSHGNLVLLGDAAHTTHYSIGAGTTLAMQDAMVLASSLAEAKTIRPALSLYEHTRKSELLSVQSAARHSAQWYENLPRYIQLPPAHMFALLGQRHSPLLPHIPPQLYYRIDRAADQLQSLRRLKQWLGPRLARTLQHRNSARG